One Verrucomicrobiota bacterium genomic region harbors:
- a CDS encoding MmcQ/YjbR family DNA-binding protein yields MDSTELREALLNFAGVTEEEPFGPDVIVYKVLGKMYALCAYEKPLTVNLKCEPDYALELRNQFEAVNPGFHMNKKHWNTVTIDGSISNETVMELIQHSYKQVVKGMSKKYQAKVKEMSKKTDKSNQSWRDEFLRDISE; encoded by the coding sequence ATGGACTCCACAGAACTGCGAGAGGCTCTATTGAACTTTGCTGGCGTAACCGAAGAAGAACCCTTCGGACCAGACGTCATTGTTTATAAAGTTCTCGGTAAGATGTACGCCCTATGTGCCTACGAAAAGCCGCTCACTGTTAACCTCAAATGCGAACCCGACTATGCACTCGAGTTACGCAACCAATTCGAAGCGGTCAATCCAGGTTTTCACATGAATAAAAAACACTGGAACACCGTCACTATAGATGGGAGTATTTCCAATGAAACCGTCATGGAATTGATCCAACATTCATACAAGCAAGTCGTAAAGGGGATGTCCAAAAAATATCAGGCGAAAGTAAAAGAGATGTCCAAGAAAACGGACAAATCCAATCAGAGTTGGCGTGATGAGTTTTTGCGTGATATCTCGGAATAA
- a CDS encoding S4 domain-containing protein, with product MTNTSIHESIRIDKWLWCIRAFRTRSKSTTACKASHVRINSQVIKPASPVRVGDEVTVEYPHLKRTLKVDALLSKRVGAPLAIKHYTDLTPESEYEKLKNRTLAQSIIERDRGAGRPTKKDRRELEKWLEDWIVEEEE from the coding sequence ATGACTAACACTTCTATCCATGAATCCATCCGTATTGATAAATGGCTTTGGTGTATCCGTGCGTTTAGGACCCGGTCAAAGTCAACGACGGCGTGTAAGGCATCCCATGTCAGAATAAATAGCCAAGTCATTAAGCCGGCATCTCCCGTTCGGGTTGGAGATGAAGTGACGGTCGAATACCCTCATCTAAAACGCACTTTAAAAGTAGACGCTTTGCTTTCCAAGCGAGTGGGTGCTCCTTTGGCAATCAAACATTATACGGATCTAACTCCAGAATCTGAATACGAAAAACTCAAGAACCGTACTCTGGCCCAGTCTATTATCGAACGTGATAGAGGAGCGGGTCGCCCAACCAAAAAAGACCGCCGTGAATTGGAGAAATGGTTAGAGGACTGGATAGTTGAGGAAGAGGAGTAG
- a CDS encoding lipoate--protein ligase has protein sequence MEVFVSSVTEPMVNMGLESFFLNKYEGEGCLVYRNAPCVVIGKNQNPYREVNVGFCKSESLRVLRRISGGGTVYHDLGNINTAFFGKRMGIADNLYERWTEPVIEFLKSLGLVAERDGRNGLELVGQKISGSAQALKQHRFLQHATLLYSSDLDALESSIDPVPGLVEGRGIASHRSPVTTISKHLDGADTDEAFQAKLVDFFLSTFGRSAVSGIPDEAEKHVQESVKEQFSSWEWNIARTPPFEFRLPISGGNLVLKINKGIIRSCVTEAVAELAPIDFEGLIGEPFVEETFKKNGIDKISPDIGSLIL, from the coding sequence ATGGAAGTTTTCGTTAGTTCGGTGACTGAGCCGATGGTCAATATGGGATTGGAATCATTTTTTCTCAATAAGTATGAGGGGGAAGGGTGCCTGGTTTATCGGAATGCGCCTTGTGTGGTAATTGGGAAGAATCAGAACCCCTACCGTGAGGTGAATGTCGGGTTTTGTAAAAGTGAGTCATTACGGGTGCTTCGACGGATTAGTGGAGGTGGGACGGTTTATCATGATCTGGGGAACATCAACACGGCGTTCTTTGGCAAGAGAATGGGTATAGCTGATAATCTTTATGAGCGCTGGACGGAGCCCGTGATTGAATTTCTGAAATCTTTGGGTTTGGTGGCGGAACGAGATGGTAGAAATGGTTTGGAATTGGTTGGACAGAAAATTTCCGGATCAGCTCAGGCGTTGAAGCAGCATCGCTTTCTTCAGCATGCAACCTTACTTTACTCCAGCGATTTGGATGCTCTGGAATCTTCAATAGATCCCGTTCCTGGATTAGTTGAAGGACGAGGGATAGCCTCTCATCGGAGCCCGGTTACAACCATTTCGAAACATTTGGATGGAGCAGATACGGATGAAGCATTTCAAGCAAAGTTGGTTGATTTCTTCCTTAGCACTTTTGGGCGTTCTGCGGTTTCTGGAATACCGGATGAAGCTGAGAAACACGTCCAGGAGTCGGTGAAAGAGCAATTCAGTAGCTGGGAATGGAATATCGCCAGGACGCCACCCTTTGAATTTCGTTTACCGATTTCAGGCGGGAATCTTGTTCTCAAAATAAATAAAGGAATCATTCGAAGTTGTGTGACAGAAGCTGTTGCCGAACTCGCTCCGATTGATTTTGAAGGTTTGATTGGTGAGCCTTTTGTGGAAGAGACTTTTAAAAAGAATGGAATCGATAAAATCAGCCCGGATATCGGTAGTTTAATTCTTTAG
- a CDS encoding DUF6090 family protein: protein MLRLFSSIRKTLINEGKTSRYVRYAVGEFLLIVAGILVALQISDWHEAGKTSAKEIKILKSLKAELESDLIALDGISLRHERIVDSANTVIQHIEEDSPYDESLSGHFFISSGGTYRMYSFDCRLGGRGEMGSWGRGEMAGEKWQGYDPHLPHKEGQRKRYLQAMESGRKPSSSSPIL, encoded by the coding sequence ATGCTCCGCCTCTTCAGCTCCATCCGCAAGACCCTGATCAACGAAGGCAAAACCTCCCGCTATGTGCGGTATGCTGTTGGAGAATTTCTGCTGATCGTAGCGGGGATACTGGTGGCGCTGCAGATCAGCGACTGGCACGAAGCCGGGAAAACATCCGCTAAGGAAATAAAAATCTTAAAGTCTTTAAAGGCGGAGCTGGAAAGTGATCTGATTGCCTTGGACGGCATATCCCTTAGACACGAACGAATCGTGGACTCCGCAAACACCGTCATTCAACATATAGAAGAGGATTCGCCCTACGACGAATCGTTATCCGGACACTTTTTCATATCATCTGGTGGAACTTATCGCATGTATTCCTTCGACTGCCGCCTTGGGGGCAGGGGAGAAATGGGGTCATGGGGCAGGGGAGAAATGGCAGGGGAGAAATGGCAGGGGTATGACCCCCATCTCCCACACAAAGAAGGCCAAAGAAAAAGATACTTGCAGGCCATGGAATCAGGCCGAAAGCCGTCAAGTAGTTCGCCAATATTGTGA